DNA from Pseudomonadota bacterium:
ATCCGGGTAGTGACTATTCCAATATTGGAATGCCCAACCCCCTGGCCTCAAGTCAGGGCGAGTGTCCGCCCAGTCACCAATAACCTCAAGTTCTTGTCGCTCCTGAAGCCATGATAATGATACGTGAGCGGCCTTTGTATTAATGTTATCTCCAGTTTCTAGAAGGGCTTGCGCAGATAATGCTGTATCCCATATCGGGGATAAACACGGCTGGCAGTAGGCTATTTCATCCTTGATCACCAGTAATTTATCAATCGCCTTTTTAGCCACCAAATACTGTTCACTATTTTTATCTATGCCTAAAGTGTGAAAAACCATCACAGTATTTGCCATAGCGGGAAAGATACCCCCTAAACCGTCTTCTCCATTGAGTCGTTCATTTATAAAATCGAGAGCCTTCTCTATTCCTTTTGCCCGAATGTTACGCGGCATCAAGGGATCAATCAGACGCAGTATTTTATCCACCCAAAGAAATAACCTGCCGGCCAAAGTTCCGGTAGAATTAGCAAGGTAGTTTTTTTCCTGTTCAGGCGGAATAAGAAAAAGCTCTCGAATATCGACACAAAGGGGATTATCTGCTCGGTGTTTGTTAGTCATTAAAATTAGGAGCGGTACAATAACCGTACGGGACCAATAGGAAATCTTTGAGAAGTGAAAGAAGAACCACTTTGGAAGATGCATAATCTCTACCGGCATAACTGGAACTGCTCGCCACGGCACTTGGCCAAATAATGCTAGAGTAATTCTTGTGAATACGTTGCATTTCGCTGCACCGCCTGCATTGAGAATCGCTGCACGAGCCTTAACCATGTGCGGCGCATCAATGTCTTCTCCTGCTAGCTTTAATGCGAAATATGCTTTCACACTAGCGCTTATATCAAAGTTACCATCGTGGTAAAGAGGCCAGCCACCATGATCAGCCTGACGCTCCCGCAGGTATACCGCAATCTTTTTTTCAATAATTGGATCAATTTCACTAGTGAAATGATTTAGTAAAATATATTCCGCAGGAATTGTTGCGTCTGCCTCAAGTTCGAAAACCCAATGGCCATCATCGGCTTGCATTTGCCGGAGTCCTTTAGCCGCCTGTTCTATAACTGTGCTTAACCGGTTCTCAAAGTCTTTAGGGATAGGGTTGGGTTTATTTTCTGCCGAATTTTTTTCCGCGTCCGACGTGTGGGCACCTACGGACAAATTGTCTGTAAAAGTATTCATGGGATTTATCGATAGACTTGTTACACGTACTAATTTGATCTTGCATTTTTGGATTGTGATTGAAAGCTAATTAACATCCACGAATCCAATGTGATACCTATATCTTTATTATCTTCTAACATCGAGAGAAAATTCTAGCAATTTTATAGAGTATCCGAAAATCAATTATTTAATATTGAATCTGCAGCTGAATAACCGGACCGTATTGCTCCCTCTATTGTTGCTGGAATGCCTGTGTCAGTCCAATCGCCAGCCAATTTAAGGTTAAGGGTTTTGGTATTAGTTTTGGCACGTAACGTCAACGATTCTGGCGTCTGTGCAAATGTAGCCCTTTTTTCTTTTACAACACGAGCTTGCTTTGGTGTGTTGACATCTAAACCTAACGCACTCACCACGTCACCCCATGTTAAGTCAATAATTTCTTCGGCCGACTTGCTGACGTGTTTATCAGCAGCACTAATTGTTATAGATACAATATCTCCTCGTAAGAAAAGCCATTCAGCGGTGCCTCCTATTATACCAATAAAATTTATAGGTAAATCAGAAGGTTGACGCGAATTTAATTTGAAATGCACGTTAACGATTGGATTATGCTCCGTGGGAAACTTTACCTCCGTTAGCAGGGAGCCTGTTATAGATGCGGGTAGGGCTAAAATGACTGCTTCATCTTTGGGTATCTTAACATTTTGGTCAGCAAACACTAAATTTTTTACGTACTTCATATCCGCACTTCTTTCAATTCTCCTTAGACGAGACCCAAATTTTATTTTTGCCTTATGCTTGGTGAGTAATGTGACCGCAGGGTCAACAAAGCTGTCTGATAGGCCTTTTCTGGCGATCATTGGCCTAGATGCACATCCGCCTCGTCCGAATGTTTCAGCAAAAACAGGCCATAAAAGAGATGCCGCTGCTTTATCAACCGGAGTATTCAAGACTGATACTGCGAGAGGTTCCCAATATCTCTCAAAGAGCCGACCACTTGGGGATAATATCTCCGTGAGTGTTTTATTTGGCGAAGCATAAAATAATTTTAGTGCTGAGAAGTAATCAACCCATGAGCTACGAGGGACCCTTCGGTCTGCGCAAAATATCCACCAAGGTATGCGGCCCATATTCGGGCGCACGCTCCACCGCATGCCGTCGCGGACATCGATGAACTTAAAAATAGGCTCTTTTGGTCCAATCAATGTATGTTCAGCTCCGATTGTGTTAAGGAACTTAAATACCGCGATGTTTCCGCTCAAAAGCAGGTGATTTCCGTTATCGATAACACAGTCCAGGGCAGTATCGTGGAATGAACGGCAACGCCCCCCTGCATGACTGGCGGCCTCGTAAAGCGTCACTAAGTGTCCAGCTTCGCAGAGCTTTACCGCTGCGGCTAGGCCTGCCATTCCTGCCCCAACTATATGCGTTTTAGGCATGTACTTAAAATACCCCATATCTTAAGACGATCCAAAGCTTGTGAATCTTGGATAGCACTACTGGTTGTGTAGTTTTACTCCAGCCGCGTGCACGAAGTTTCTTTAAAATTGCCAAATAGCCATGCATCATTACTACTGCGGGTCGCATGGTTTTTCTCGAACAGCGTGCCATCGCTAATATTGCATCAGTGAAACTATTTTCCGCGATATCGGCTAAATCATTACATATGAGGTCTATCGTAGGGTGCGACAGCACTGATTTGGGATTTTCATTGCATACACCATGCTTTTTGAGTAGCTCAAGTGGCAAATAAAGCCGACCCCGGCCTGCATCTTCATGGACATCTCGAAGAATATTTGTGAGTTGCAACGCTAAACCAAGAGACCGTGCAACATCATCGCGCGCAGGATTTTTTTCGCCAAAAACTCTTACTGATAAAAGGCCAACGGCACCTGCCACTCTTGCACAATAGAGTTTTAGGTTTTCCATTGTTGGGGCACGAAAGTCGTCTTGCGCATCCATCTCCATTCCATCAATGAGGGCAATAAAATCTTCTTTTCGCAACTGGTATTCTTTGATTGGAATCAGTAGAGCTTTCGCAGTTGGTTTCGTGGGCCTGCCCTGATATAGGGCCTCTATCTCTTCTCTCCAGGCATTAAGCTGATTTTTTTTCTCCAAATATGGTAGCGGGTCATCTGCGATGTCATCAATCTCACGACAAAATGAGTAAATTGCAAATATAGCGTCGCGTCTGTCCTGAGTCAGAACCTTCATTCCGCTGATAAATGACGAGCCGGAGGCTTCTACCACTTTGTAAACGTGAGCCCAAGCTTCGCTTAATTCATCAGACTGTTTACAATTTTCCACTGCGTGCTCTAATACCCGTCAGTAAAAGCAGAACTATGCGCGTTTAGACTGTTCTGTCAAAATCTCTTCGCCTAATGCAGCTAGAGCTGTCGCCTCAATGTGTTTTGCATTAAGTTGAGCTTCCTCATACATGTCATAAGGACTGGCTTGATCCTGAAATTTATCCGGTAATGTCATTGGACGGACTTTAAGGCTCGGACGAATAAGATCGTTACGAACAAGATGATCTAGAACCCGAGATGCAAAACCGCCTATTGAACCCTCTTCTATGGTAATTAATACTTCGTGTTCCCGCGCCAATCTTTCTAGGAGTTCGGTGTCCAAAGGCTTCGCGAACCGCGCATCCGCAATGGTCGTGGATAATCCTTTTGCCTCTAAATTATCCGCCGCCCTCTGAACCTCAACCATACGGCCACCATAAGAAAGAATCGCAAGTTTAGAGCCTTCACGCACTATGCGTCCTTTCCCGATTTCGAGAACTTCACCAATTTCTGGCATTTCCACACCAACAGACTCTCCGCGTGGAAAACGGAATGCGCAGGGACCCTCATCATATGCAACTGCTGTCGCAACCATATGGCAAAGCTCAGCTTCGTCAGCGCATGCCATGAGAACAAAGTTAGGCAAACAGCCTAGATATGCAATATCGAATGATCCTGCGTGGGTTTGCCCATCGGAACCCACTAGTCCAGCGCGGTCTATTGCAAACCGAACTGGTAATTTTTGAATTGCAACATCGTGTACGACTTGATCAAAAGCGCGCTGCAGGAATGTAGAATATATTGCGGCAAATGGCTTATAACCTTCAGCTGCCAGTCCTGCAGCAAAGGTAACCGCGTGTTGCTCAGCAATACCTACATCGAACATACGTTCTGGATGCACTTTCTCAAAAAGATCCATGCCGGTGCCATCAGGCATAGCTCCTGTAAGCCCCACAATCTTATCATCCATATTGGCGTGTTTTATGAGGTTTTCCGCAAAAACTTTTGTGTAAGCTGGTGCATTTGATATTCCTTTATTTTGCTCCCCACTCGACACATCAAAGCTTGCAACCCCATGATAGCGATGGGTGCTATTTTCGGCGGGTTCGTAACCTTTGCCTTTCACCGTAACTGCATGAAGTAACACCGGCCCCGGCAATTCGGATTCCTTTAAATTTTTAAGAACCGGTATTAGATGGGACAGGTTATGTCCATCTATCGGGCCGACATAATAAAAACCTAACTCCTCGAACAGTGTGCCGCCCGTAAACATTCCACGGGCGTATTCTTCGGCACGTTTAGCAGCCATTTCTATTGGGTGAGGTAACTTTTCTGCAATTTCATGACCTAGTTCACGTAACCCTCGATATTGTTTTGATGATAGGAGCCGTGTAAGATAACTGTTAAGAGCACCTACCGGCGGCGCTATGGACATCTCATTATCATTTAGAATTACGATCATACGATTACCATTGGCGCCAGCGTTATTCATCGCTTCGTATGCCATGCCGGCAGTCATGGACCCGTCTCCAATTACCGCTACAACGTCGTTATCTTTCCCGGAAAAGTCCCGTCCTTGAGCAAAGCCTAAACCGGCAGAGATGGATGTCGAAGAGTGCGCCGCACCAAATGGATCATATTCGCTTTCTGACCGCTTAGTAAAACCGGACAGCCCATCCTTTTGCCGGATCGTGCGGATGCGATCGCGACGGCCAGTCAATATTTTATGTGGGTAGCATTGATGGCCAACATCCCAAATTAGAATATCGTCCGGGGTATTAAAGACATAGTGTATGGCTGTGGTAAGCTCCACGACACCAAGACTGGCCCCAAGGTGACCGCCGGTTTGTGAGACTGCATCGATAAGTTCAGCACGAAGCTCATCAGCAATTTGACGTAAATCCTCTACTTTAAATTTACGTAAATCGGCAGGAAATTTAATTTGATCGAGTAATGGAGTTTCAATACCCACGGCTAATGCTCCCGCTTTTAGCATTTTTGTCAGCAATGCTGACGTTCAGATGTTAGTGTCTTTTGGTATATCGATAACCAAAACAGTTACCTTGCGATCATTCGAAAGTCATCTCTTTTTTAGATCCTAGCAGATATTCAACGAAAATTACTAGCAGAGATCACTCTTAATGTTGGCCTCAAAATGAAGTATTTTTTTCTAGAAAAGGTTGGATGGTAGGGAGCGCAATGTGTTATCACGGAAAGCCTGTTCTCGCAATAATGGTCAACGATTTCTTAGCCCGGAAAAGAAACCAGAAAGGCAACAACTAAAAAATTGTATTTTATTTAACTCAACTCGGGATGCGATAGGATCATTTGCGCGCAATTTTTCAGATAATTTGCATGCAATTTTAATAATAGTCGCCGATTCCATGGCTAATCGTTTACTTTTCAACTTATTTGGTAAAGTTTTCGCTTCAATAAGAAGATCATCTGTAGCATCGAGGCATTTATCTAGCACGATCCGTAAGTTCGCAGATGTGTATTTATTATTAAGGGCATCGGGTGTTACTTTTTCTTGTGTTAGCCATTCTGTGGGAAGGTAAACACGATCCATAAATTTGTAATCATCCGAACAATCCTGAAGATGGTTGATAACCTGTAGTGCATTACAAAGAGCGTCGCTAGCAGGATACCCGGACGGTTCTTCTCCGTGGATGTCAAGCAGATACCGTCCAACGGGTGCTGCTGAATGATTGCAATAATCGATCAATTCACTCCAGTCTTCGTAGCGATTCTTTGTTGCGTCTTGCTTGAAGGCAATAATTAGATCGCAACAATGTTGATCAGTAACCCCACATTCAATGAGGCTTTTGCGAATTGCATGCCCCTTTTGAAAAGCTGGGTCATCGTTTTTCCCACGGACAGCATCCTCAAACCCCTCTAGTCTTTGGACTTTTTCGCTAGGCGTCAGTAGTGGGTTATCCGCAACATCATCAATAGCGCGAGCATATGCGTAGAATATTGCTACATGTGGACGCAGTGAGGCCGGAAGGAATATAGATCCGACCGGAAAATTTTCATCATTCGGTCCTTTACCTGACGGTGTTTCGGCTGTTGTCAAAGATGTATCTGTCATGGCACTTTTACTTAACATAAATTGTAATATGAGTATGATATCACCATTCTCAGAGCAAGACGTCAGTTTTAAAAAATGGATAGGGCAGGCACGATGTCGCCAAATACAGGATTAGCGCCCCGGCGCAAAAGCGCAGGAGTTAAGGTAGGCAATGTGATGGTTGGCGGTGACGCACCCGTCGTGGTGCAATCGATGACCAACACGGACACTGCAGATGCGGACAGTACGGCTCAGCAGGTAGCTGATTTGCATCGGGCCGGATCTGAGGTTGTAAGGATAACCGTAGATCGCGAGGATGCCGCAAAAGCGGTCCCTTACATTCGGGAGAAGCTCGATAATTGGGGCTTTGATGTCCCGCTTGTAGGAGATTTTCACTATATTGGGCATCAATTACTGACTAAATATCCGGATTGTGCAGAAGCTTTGGCAAAGTACCGTATTAACCCGGGCAATGTTGGCCGTCGTGCTAAGAAGGACAGTCAGTTTTCGACTATGATCGACGTGGCTTTGAAGTATGACCGTCCGGTTAGAATTGGAGTTAATCTGGGTAGCCTGGACGAAGAACTCCTTGTCAAGTTAATGGATGAGAACGCCAAGGCAGAACATCCCAAAGACGCTGCAGTTGTCACGCATGAGGCATTAGTTGAGTCCGCTTTGTCAAATGCGAAGCGAGCAGAAGAACTAGGTATGTCAAAGAACAAAATCATCCTCTCATGCAAGGTTAGTGAAGTTCAGGGAATGGTGGCTGCATATCAGAGCTTAGCGGCTCAATCTAACTACGCTCTTCATTTAGGGCTTACAGAGGCCGGGATGGGTTCCAAGGGGATCGTCAGCTCAACCGCAGCTTTGGCGGTGCTTCTCCAGCAAGGAATTGGTGATACCATACGCATTTCCCTTACACCTGAGCCGGGTGGTGATAGAACCGAAGAAGTAATAGTGGCACAAGAAGTGCTGCAAACAATGGGTTTAAGGTCTTTCATGCCATTGGTTACAGCATGTCCGGGTTGTGGTCGAACTACCAGTACAGTATTTCAGACTTTAGCCGCCAAAATTCAGGCATATATCAGAGAAAGAATGCCTGATTGGCGAAATACATATCCTGGCGTTGAGGAGTTAAACCTAGCTGTGATGGGCTGTATCGTTAACGGTCCTGGTGAAAGCAAAATGGCTGATATTGGTATCAGCTTGCCTGGCACGGGCGAACAGCCAGCAGCGCCTGTTTTTATTGATGGCAAAAAGGCGATGACACTACGTGGTCCTAACATTGCTGAAGAGTTTCAAGATTTGGTAGAAGAGTACATCCAAAATCGTTTCGGAAACAAAAATCATGACAATGCTAGAATAGCTAGTCGTCCAGCAGCGGAATAGGTGTTTTATTCTGCCAGGCTGATATTATTCGCTACTGTTATCTTTCCATCATTTAGTATTTCACATCTAACACCACCTTTGTCCCATAAAGCGGCTTTTAGCCCTGGCTTCCGGAGCTTGCCCTCGAGGTAGCCGCATGGCTGGCAGAGCCTATGCACTTTGAGTTCTACTGTGCCAATTGAGATAAATTTTCCGACAAGAGAATTTAGGCGTATTCCTTGAGAAATAACATTTCTGCGACATTGCTCCGGTAAGCAGCTGATGTCTGGAAAATGTTTTAGCGCCTCTAATTCTTCAATTTCGATAATAGTTAATTGCCTTCCCGGCTCAGATTTTTTTGAATACGTGCCTGTTCCTAATGCATAACGGTCTCCCTCTATTCCTTCACCGGCGAGACAGGATAGATGATCTGCTGAGATCATTTTGTCCCCTCCATTAGGGGTCGTGAAGAGGGAGATGACTTTTCCATTGATCATTTTAAAAAGTATCCTTTCTATCAATCACTAGGATTTGGCGCCTTTTAGTAGATCGCGAAGTGGAATGTCATCATCTTTTAAGTCAGACTCTGAAAACGGCAGTTGTGCGCTAATCATTCTACGTGCTACTCGCATATCCCGTTGACGATTGATTGAGAATGCCGATTTAATTACGCCACCTTCAACTTGGAATGCGGTGCAATCCCGTCCGTTGATGTCCCCCCGAATTATGAGATTATTCCATTTTTCCGTAAAACCAGCAATCTGCAGGTTTACATCAAACTGATCTGTCCACATCCATGGTACTTTATTGTAAGCCTTGAGCTCATTACACATCGTGCGAGCTGCTGCTAATGCTTGGTCCTGGGCGTTGAGCCATGCTTCAAGTCGAATGTGACGCCCAAGCATTGGATTAAAATGGTTTGTATTGTCTCCGGCTGCGAAGATATATGGGTTTGAAGTACGCGCGTACTCGTCCACCACGATGCCGTTATCTATCTTTAACTCGGCGCTTTCTGCAAGATTAGTTTCCGGTAAAATACCAATGCCAACTATTACAGCATCAGCAGTAATTTTTTCTCCAGAATTTGTGATCACTTCATTTACTTCATTTTTGCCAAAGAACTCTTTAATGCTTTGGTTCAATCTCACTGAGACATTATTGTCCGCATGAAGTTTTAAAAAAACATCTGATGCCTCGGCTGGGAGGGACCGCCCCATTAATCTTGAGCTGGCTTCAAATACAATAACCTCTGCTCCTCTCATGCGGGCACTGGCGGCAACCTCAAGTCCAATGAATCCTCCACCTACGACCAATATCCGTGCGCCTTCGTTGAGATTGCCCTCTACGGCGCGGCTATCTTCAATAGTCCTTAACGTTAGTATATTGTCTAATTCTGAGCCGGGGAGATCAAGCGTTTGTGGACGACCACCAGTGGTGAGTAACAGTTTGTCATAATGGATTGATTCACCATTATTTAACAGGACAAGTTTTGTCTCAGCATCAATGGACACAGCGGTCCTTTCAAGCAAGATATCAATATTTAGGTCATTGTAATAATCGGCATCACGAATTAATTGAAATTTACTGTCGTTTGGTGAATGCAGCAAATCTTTTGAAAGGGGGGGGCGTTCGTAAGGAAATGTTGCCTCCTCTCCGATTAATGTTACACGTCCTTCATGACCAAAGTTTCGAAATGATTGCACTGCCACGCCCCCAGCATGACCAGCACCTATGACTACAAAATGCTCCTCTTTTGACATATTAATTTAATCCTCTAAACGCCGAGATTATGTCTGGTGAATGAATAATCGGAAGGTGTAACGTCTTGCCGCAGGCAAACATAACGAAAAAAAAACACTAAACAACAAGATCTTAAAACACCACTCTGAATACCTTATATCAGTTTAACGCTGTACGAATATCAACCAAAACTACGCTACCATCAATAACTTCGAGCACTGCTTTTTTGAGTGTAGGCGCTATTTCTGTTGGTTTTTTAATCGGGCCGTGCGCTTTAGCTCCGTAGGCGCGTGCGATCATGGCGAAGTCAACATCTGGGTTGATCATTTTTTGACCTATCCATGCATTCTCTTCCGGACGTTTTCGTTCGTCCGCAAGTTTACGTTGATGTTCCTCGTCATTTCCAAAGGAAGTATTGTTATGAAGTATTATTAAGGCCGGAATGTTGTAGTGGGCAGCTGTCCACAGTGCTGCGGGATTCATAGTAAAATCCCCATCCCCCATGATCGCCACGGTAAATTTTCCCATGTCGCGAGCGGCGAGAGCTGAACCTATAACTCCACCAGGACCATAACCAACCCCACCACCGGCATTATTGCCGAGATAACGAGCACAACCATCGAACTGCCAAATTCCCTCATACCAGCTACGATAGTTACGGTTTGCAAGAATATAGTCTTTATCTTGAACGGCGTTATACACTTCATAGATTAACCGTGGAACCGAAATAGGATCGTTGTCAAAGTTATCTTCTAAGATTTTCCTTTGACGAGAACGAAGTGCTCTATGGCGTTTTGCGAGAGCTTTGGCACGCATTGCGGCTGTATCGATCCAATGTTCATTCTGGTTTGCTCGGGATTTAAGCTCGCCAAGTAATTGCTTTAAACCGTAGATAGGATCAGCGCATAAGTGCACATCAACTGGAGGCAAGGCGCCTCCAATAGCAGCCCACTTGTCTATTGAAAAATCATTAAGCGATAGGTCTATAATCTTTTTATTGTGCCCTTCAGCTTCAGTAACCATTACTCCGTAACCGCCCCCGCGAGCAGCACCGTAATTCCCAAGCATGTCGGCAATATCTTGGTTGTCTACGACCAGTATTAAATCCGCCTCACTTCGAACTTTAGTCTCCTTACTAGCACCAAATCCGCCAGTCATATTTTGTGGATGATCAGTGGCTAAATTGACTACATCTTTGCCTTCTTGGAACGCGGAACCTGTGAGCTCTACCAATTCTTTCAAAACATCAGTAGTGCCGGGTAAACGTCCGCAGCGTCCGCCCAATACCAAGGGTTTGTTTGCTCGAATGAATAAGTCGGCTGCTGTTTGTATACTTCCTTCCGGTGCTGCAATAGGAGGAATATCAGAGTAGCGGGGTAATGCCATATTAGGCATTTCCAGATCCTCATCGATCGTCGCCTCTTGCAATCCGGTATCTAGCGACAAATAACTTAGCCCCATTGGGGCTGTGCAAGCTAATCGATAGGCTTTTGCAAGTGAATTGAGGACTGCTTGTTGTGTGGGAGGCTCGTCGGTCCATTTGGTATATGGTTGCATAATTTGTGATTGATTATTCGCGCTATGGAGCCAGTCAATAAAGCGTCTTTCAGCCGGATCCATTGGCCCAGAGCCGCCAATAACGATCATCGGGATTCGATCGGCAAAGGCATTCCAAAATGACATAATGGCATGTTGAAGTCCCACTAAGTTGTGCAGTATTACGCAAGCAGGCTTGTTAGTAACCTTTGCGTAGCCATGTGCCATAGAAACAGCAATTTCTTCATGCGGGCAAAGAATCATCTCTGGCTTTTTATTGCCGCTGTAGTTTACTAACGAATCATGGAGGCCACGAAAGGTTGAGCCAGGGGTTAACGTAACGTAATCAAAACCCATCTCTCCAAGCATATCTGCCATAATGTCAGAACCGTATTGGGGGGCTATTTTTTTGTCGGGCAAATTGACGGGGATTTCTGAGGGGCGTTTCTTCATGTTAACGATCTTTCTGTCATTTTTATTATTTTAATCAAATTCGTCAGCGCGTATGGGTGTTTCTGGCAGAGAATTCGTTGTTATTCTCTGTTTGGTTATTTCACCATTTTTGAGATAATGACCATCAGCTGCTCGCTTAGCTGCTTGGTCCCAATTATCGCTCCAATCACCCAGCGTGTATCCGTGCCAGGGGCTCTCCGGCTTTAGTGAAGGCAAGCCTAGCCTTTCCCATAAACCTAGGGCATTTTCCATATATTCTTTTTTTGGTAG
Protein-coding regions in this window:
- the hpnD gene encoding presqualene diphosphate synthase HpnD, translating into MENCKQSDELSEAWAHVYKVVEASGSSFISGMKVLTQDRRDAIFAIYSFCREIDDIADDPLPYLEKKNQLNAWREEIEALYQGRPTKPTAKALLIPIKEYQLRKEDFIALIDGMEMDAQDDFRAPTMENLKLYCARVAGAVGLLSVRVFGEKNPARDDVARSLGLALQLTNILRDVHEDAGRGRLYLPLELLKKHGVCNENPKSVLSHPTIDLICNDLADIAENSFTDAILAMARCSRKTMRPAVVMMHGYLAILKKLRARGWSKTTQPVVLSKIHKLWIVLRYGVF
- a CDS encoding FAD-dependent oxidoreductase; the encoded protein is MSKEEHFVVIGAGHAGGVAVQSFRNFGHEGRVTLIGEEATFPYERPPLSKDLLHSPNDSKFQLIRDADYYNDLNIDILLERTAVSIDAETKLVLLNNGESIHYDKLLLTTGGRPQTLDLPGSELDNILTLRTIEDSRAVEGNLNEGARILVVGGGFIGLEVAASARMRGAEVIVFEASSRLMGRSLPAEASDVFLKLHADNNVSVRLNQSIKEFFGKNEVNEVITNSGEKITADAVIVGIGILPETNLAESAELKIDNGIVVDEYARTSNPYIFAAGDNTNHFNPMLGRHIRLEAWLNAQDQALAAARTMCNELKAYNKVPWMWTDQFDVNLQIAGFTEKWNNLIIRGDINGRDCTAFQVEGGVIKSAFSINRQRDMRVARRMISAQLPFSESDLKDDDIPLRDLLKGAKS
- the hpnE gene encoding hydroxysqualene dehydroxylase HpnE, with amino-acid sequence MPKTHIVGAGMAGLAAAVKLCEAGHLVTLYEAASHAGGRCRSFHDTALDCVIDNGNHLLLSGNIAVFKFLNTIGAEHTLIGPKEPIFKFIDVRDGMRWSVRPNMGRIPWWIFCADRRVPRSSWVDYFSALKLFYASPNKTLTEILSPSGRLFERYWEPLAVSVLNTPVDKAAASLLWPVFAETFGRGGCASRPMIARKGLSDSFVDPAVTLLTKHKAKIKFGSRLRRIERSADMKYVKNLVFADQNVKIPKDEAVILALPASITGSLLTEVKFPTEHNPIVNVHFKLNSRQPSDLPINFIGIIGGTAEWLFLRGDIVSITISAADKHVSKSAEEIIDLTWGDVVSALGLDVNTPKQARVVKEKRATFAQTPESLTLRAKTNTKTLNLKLAGDWTDTGIPATIEGAIRSGYSAADSILNN
- the hpnC gene encoding squalene synthase HpnC, whose product is MTDTSLTTAETPSGKGPNDENFPVGSIFLPASLRPHVAIFYAYARAIDDVADNPLLTPSEKVQRLEGFEDAVRGKNDDPAFQKGHAIRKSLIECGVTDQHCCDLIIAFKQDATKNRYEDWSELIDYCNHSAAPVGRYLLDIHGEEPSGYPASDALCNALQVINHLQDCSDDYKFMDRVYLPTEWLTQEKVTPDALNNKYTSANLRIVLDKCLDATDDLLIEAKTLPNKLKSKRLAMESATIIKIACKLSEKLRANDPIASRVELNKIQFFSCCLSGFFSGLRNR
- the shc gene encoding squalene--hopene cyclase — its product is MNTFTDNLSVGAHTSDAEKNSAENKPNPIPKDFENRLSTVIEQAAKGLRQMQADDGHWVFELEADATIPAEYILLNHFTSEIDPIIEKKIAVYLRERQADHGGWPLYHDGNFDISASVKAYFALKLAGEDIDAPHMVKARAAILNAGGAAKCNVFTRITLALFGQVPWRAVPVMPVEIMHLPKWFFFHFSKISYWSRTVIVPLLILMTNKHRADNPLCVDIRELFLIPPEQEKNYLANSTGTLAGRLFLWVDKILRLIDPLMPRNIRAKGIEKALDFINERLNGEDGLGGIFPAMANTVMVFHTLGIDKNSEQYLVAKKAIDKLLVIKDEIAYCQPCLSPIWDTALSAQALLETGDNINTKAAHVSLSWLQERQELEVIGDWADTRPDLRPGGWAFQYWNSHYPDVDDTSVAAMSIERAKDPKHKECLERAAEWIIGMQSKNGGWGSFDADNTHYWLNHIPFADHGALLDPPTVDVSARCIGMLIQLGYTPKSDPIKRGVEYLRQEQEDDGSWFGRWGTNYVYGTWSALCALQAAGEDMNAPYIRKAVGWLTSRQRPDGGWGEDGASYWHDHKDTCKASTPSQTSWALLGLMAAGEVDSKAVKSGVEYLLQAPRDGAKWEEEYYNAVGFPRVFYLRYHGYSVFFPLWALSRFRNLSNSNTKFPSYGI
- the ispG gene encoding flavodoxin-dependent (E)-4-hydroxy-3-methylbut-2-enyl-diphosphate synthase, with translation MDRAGTMSPNTGLAPRRKSAGVKVGNVMVGGDAPVVVQSMTNTDTADADSTAQQVADLHRAGSEVVRITVDREDAAKAVPYIREKLDNWGFDVPLVGDFHYIGHQLLTKYPDCAEALAKYRINPGNVGRRAKKDSQFSTMIDVALKYDRPVRIGVNLGSLDEELLVKLMDENAKAEHPKDAAVVTHEALVESALSNAKRAEELGMSKNKIILSCKVSEVQGMVAAYQSLAAQSNYALHLGLTEAGMGSKGIVSSTAALAVLLQQGIGDTIRISLTPEPGGDRTEEVIVAQEVLQTMGLRSFMPLVTACPGCGRTTSTVFQTLAAKIQAYIRERMPDWRNTYPGVEELNLAVMGCIVNGPGESKMADIGISLPGTGEQPAAPVFIDGKKAMTLRGPNIAEEFQDLVEEYIQNRFGNKNHDNARIASRPAAE
- the dxs gene encoding 1-deoxy-D-xylulose-5-phosphate synthase; this encodes MLKAGALAVGIETPLLDQIKFPADLRKFKVEDLRQIADELRAELIDAVSQTGGHLGASLGVVELTTAIHYVFNTPDDILIWDVGHQCYPHKILTGRRDRIRTIRQKDGLSGFTKRSESEYDPFGAAHSSTSISAGLGFAQGRDFSGKDNDVVAVIGDGSMTAGMAYEAMNNAGANGNRMIVILNDNEMSIAPPVGALNSYLTRLLSSKQYRGLRELGHEIAEKLPHPIEMAAKRAEEYARGMFTGGTLFEELGFYYVGPIDGHNLSHLIPVLKNLKESELPGPVLLHAVTVKGKGYEPAENSTHRYHGVASFDVSSGEQNKGISNAPAYTKVFAENLIKHANMDDKIVGLTGAMPDGTGMDLFEKVHPERMFDVGIAEQHAVTFAAGLAAEGYKPFAAIYSTFLQRAFDQVVHDVAIQKLPVRFAIDRAGLVGSDGQTHAGSFDIAYLGCLPNFVLMACADEAELCHMVATAVAYDEGPCAFRFPRGESVGVEMPEIGEVLEIGKGRIVREGSKLAILSYGGRMVEVQRAADNLEAKGLSTTIADARFAKPLDTELLERLAREHEVLITIEEGSIGGFASRVLDHLVRNDLIRPSLKVRPMTLPDKFQDQASPYDMYEEAQLNAKHIEATALAALGEEILTEQSKRA
- a CDS encoding MOSC domain-containing protein; this encodes MINGKVISLFTTPNGGDKMISADHLSCLAGEGIEGDRYALGTGTYSKKSEPGRQLTIIEIEELEALKHFPDISCLPEQCRRNVISQGIRLNSLVGKFISIGTVELKVHRLCQPCGYLEGKLRKPGLKAALWDKGGVRCEILNDGKITVANNISLAE